The following coding sequences are from one Campylobacter sp. RM16187 window:
- a CDS encoding aminotransferase class V-fold PLP-dependent enzyme, whose amino-acid sequence MLNLDEVRKNIILKDGIYYFDYTASGLAYEPIEKEVLKFLRTYANTHSDSSSSAILTQRRYENARSELKNLLGLGDEFYLIGCGSGASAAIKKFQEIMGIYIPPKTRERYRIKALSNLPLVIVGPYEHHSNEVSFREGMCDVVRIGLDEDGLVDFKMLERVLEMNKNREIIASFSVASNVTGVISDYKRVYELVKARGGALALDASSISAYANVDSRYFDALFLAPHKLLGGVGSCGLLAIKKTLATSNEPTFAAGGTVAYVSRTSHQFVKNFEQLEEGGTPGIIQMIRANLAYKLRNEIGFERIKERENELSELFENELDGIDDVICYSPKNLSRVPIFAFNIRGVSPYDFAATLSNDFGIQTRAGCACAGPYGHDLLGLKDNLVFDKKPGWVRVSLHYTHTKDDVLYLVEAIKKSIDKHKNAWGEELALHSIFAGKI is encoded by the coding sequence TGCTTACGAGCCTATCGAAAAAGAGGTTTTAAAATTTCTAAGAACTTACGCCAATACACATTCTGACAGCTCTTCAAGCGCGATTTTAACCCAGCGCAGATACGAAAACGCTAGAAGCGAGCTTAAAAATTTGCTTGGTCTTGGCGATGAGTTTTATCTCATAGGTTGTGGAAGCGGAGCAAGTGCTGCGATCAAAAAATTTCAAGAGATCATGGGTATATACATACCGCCAAAAACACGCGAAAGATACCGTATAAAGGCGCTTTCAAATTTGCCTTTAGTTATCGTGGGGCCTTACGAACACCACTCAAACGAAGTTAGCTTTCGCGAAGGGATGTGCGATGTCGTTAGAATAGGGCTTGATGAAGACGGCTTAGTTGATTTTAAGATGCTTGAGCGCGTGCTTGAGATGAATAAAAACCGCGAGATCATCGCCTCTTTTAGTGTAGCTTCAAACGTGACAGGCGTCATTAGCGATTATAAAAGAGTTTATGAGCTAGTTAAGGCTAGGGGCGGAGCGCTTGCGCTTGATGCTTCAAGCATTAGCGCTTATGCAAATGTTGATAGTAGATACTTTGACGCGCTGTTTCTAGCGCCTCATAAGCTGCTTGGCGGAGTTGGAAGTTGTGGGCTTTTAGCGATTAAAAAAACTCTTGCAACTAGCAACGAGCCTACCTTTGCGGCCGGCGGAACGGTGGCTTATGTAAGCAGGACTAGCCATCAGTTTGTAAAAAACTTTGAGCAACTAGAAGAGGGCGGTACTCCGGGCATAATCCAGATGATAAGGGCAAATTTAGCCTACAAGCTTAGAAACGAGATCGGCTTTGAGCGCATTAAAGAGCGCGAAAATGAGCTTAGCGAGCTTTTTGAAAATGAGCTTGATGGTATCGATGACGTGATTTGCTACTCGCCTAAAAATTTGTCTCGCGTGCCGATATTTGCGTTTAATATTCGCGGAGTTTCACCTTATGACTTTGCGGCTACTCTTAGCAACGACTTTGGTATCCAAACTCGCGCAGGATGCGCTTGTGCCGGGCCTTACGGTCATGATCTGCTTGGGCTTAAGGATAATCTTGTCTTTGATAAAAAGCCGGGCTGGGTCAGGGTAAGCCTTCACTACACGCACACAAAGGATGATGTGCTCTATCTTGTTGAAGCGATTAAAAAAAGTATCGATAAGCATAAAAACGCTTGGGGCGAGGAGCTTGCGCTTCACTCGATATTTGCAGGTAAAATTTGA
- the thiE gene encoding thiamine phosphate synthase codes for MSKIYAISDDILTPDETILKQAREILECGIKYFQYRSKKAYKNENLARELLSLCNDFKAKFIVNDDVAFAKQIGAKCVHIGKDDGDIKAVREILGKDVFIGVSCYNDINLAIKAQDEGASYVAFGSVFSSPTKPAAIRCSFETILQAKEILAIPICVIGGINAQNIDQILSLEVDLIAVISALYRPESISENYKNLSRFL; via the coding sequence TTGTCTAAAATTTACGCAATCAGCGATGATATTTTAACTCCTGATGAGACTATCTTAAAGCAGGCTCGTGAAATTTTAGAGTGTGGGATAAAATATTTTCAGTATAGAAGCAAAAAAGCTTACAAAAACGAGAATTTAGCACGCGAGCTGCTATCTCTTTGCAATGATTTTAAAGCAAAATTTATCGTAAATGACGATGTGGCTTTCGCTAAACAAATCGGAGCAAAATGCGTTCATATCGGCAAAGATGACGGCGATATAAAAGCCGTGCGAGAAATTTTAGGCAAGGATGTATTTATCGGCGTAAGCTGTTATAACGACATAAATTTAGCCATTAAGGCGCAAGACGAGGGAGCAAGCTACGTAGCATTTGGCAGCGTTTTTTCAAGCCCTACAAAGCCTGCCGCGATAAGGTGCTCTTTTGAAACCATACTGCAAGCTAAAGAAATTTTAGCCATACCAATCTGCGTAATCGGCGGCATAAACGCTCAAAACATAGATCAAATTTTATCTCTGGAAGTTGATCTTATCGCCGTTATCTCAGCTCTTTATAGACCTGAGAGCATAAGCGAAAACTATAAAAACCTAAGCAGATTTTTATAA